The region AAGTGGAATCAGTTGGTGGGAGTGTAAAAATAACCACACGAGAGGGTAAAGGAACCGTAATTGTACTAACAATCCCACTGAGCGTCTCTATAATCGGAGGTCTCTTGATAAACGTCGCAGGCGACAAATATGTGCTTCCGCTTTCCAGCATCACCACTACTGTAGTAGTTGAGCCAAACCAGATCAAAAGTATCCATGGCAAGGAAGCAATAATACTGCGAGATCAAGTTGTACCACTTGTACGCGTAGCACAGCTTTTAGGAATTGAGGAAAACAAGCAACAATCTGATAAAATAACTCTAGTAATAGTAGACAAGGGTGGAAAACCCTTCGGTCTAGTGGTCGACTCTTATGATAAAAAACAAGAAATCGTGATTAAACGACTAGGAAATGAAGCACATTCCTCAGATCTATTTACCAACGCAACAATTCTTGGAGACGGCAGTGTTGCGTTGATTTTAGATCCTGCATTGTTGGTGTAGTGGTGAGAATTGAGTACTGTATTTTCCTTAAACCCAGAAGAGATTCAGTCGCTTACAAAAATTCTCAATCAATACATAACATCAAAGACATCCATAGCACTCTCAAAACTATTAAGCGAGAGGATAGATCATAGAATAAAGGTCTTCAGCAACGGCCCATCACAAATAAAGCAAGTCACTCTTGAGCCTGACGAAATTAAGATGTGCGCGGTACGGCTTAACGGGAAAGGTGATACCCACATTGAGATTCTATATACAATAAAACAAAAACACGCCAAAAAAATAGCCGCAAAACTACTCTGTCAAGAAGATCTATGTGAAATAGACGAAATGGGAGTATCTGCAATACAAGAAGTAGCCAACATAATGACAGGATCTTTCTTTAATGCATTATCAAGGGGAACGGGATTCAGGGTAGATTTGTCAACACCAAATTTTACTCATGATGAATTGCATTCTCTGATAGATACATCAGCTCTTGATGTATCAAATCCTACGGACTGTGCTGTAATAGCAGATGTTGAGCTAATGGGTGATTCTAGCGGGGCAAAACTGCACATGATAATAATGCAAAATACAATAGATGCAAAAAAACTTCTTGCCAACCATTCCGACTCAAATCAGACAGATCCTGAATCCTTGGATAACATATCTGATAACACTACGTCATATCCTGTAGGTGGTCAAAACTCCGAACTTGATGCGCTGCTAGGCGACATACTACAGGAGGACGATAAATGAGCTTTACCAAACAAACTCAGACAAGCAATATAGTTGAGGTACCGATGGGCGGCTTATTGTTGACAACAAAAGAAAAATCCATACTTCAAACATTTGTAGGATCTTGCGTTGCAATTTGCCTTTATGACTCGGTCGCAGGTGTGGCTGGAATGGCACACATAATGCTTCCAAAAAACAACACACAAAACCCAAAACCTGAACCGGAAGGAAAGTTTGCTGATGTGGCAATGCAAACCCTTCTTGACAAGCTGATAGCAAGTGGAGCCAACATTGCAAGACTGAAAGCCAAAATGGCCGGCGGCGCCAATGTTTTTCAAAACGAAAGCAAGTCCAATATGTTCAATATAGGAATGAGAAACGTAGAAACTATCAAAACAATTCTTGCAGAAAAAAAAATTCAACTGGTTTCTGAGGATGTGGGCTCAAAACATGGACGATGGGTAATTTTTGACTTGGATTCTGGACAAATGAAAATCAAGGACAGAGAAAAGGGTATGTTTGTGATATGAGCGTACCTGAAATCATCTCTGCAGAACAAATGGCACAGATAGAGAAGATAATGCTACAAAGGATTGGCAAAGATCTCACTCAGTTCAAAAAGCCGTTTCTTGGAAGACGAATAAGCTCAAGAATGAGGGCTGTTGGTGTCAAGGATGGCTCAGAGTACGCAAAAATACTGGAATCTGATGAAAACGAGCCAGCTCTACTTTTCAAGAGTTTCTCAATCAACGTGACAGAGTTTTTTCGTGATCCCTTTGTATGGAAATGCGTGTCTAATTTGCTGCCCAGGCTTTTAAATAAAAATTCTATAATCAACGCTTGGAGTGCAGGATCGGCAAGTGGAGAGGAGCCGTATAGTATTGCAATTATGTTAAAGGAAGCAATAGGGATTATGAAAAACCAATTCAAGGTTTTGGCAACGGATATCAGTCTTGAGGCAATAAATCGCGCAAAGAAAGGTCAGTACACATCTTCAAACTTGAAGAATCTGCCAACAGAGATAATTACAAAATATTTTACAAAAATTGGCACCGATACATTTCAGCTAAACGATGAGATAAAGCAATATGTTGTCTTTGAACAAGCTGACATTGCATCTTTTGCGGCAGATAAAATCCATCTGATATTCTGCAGGAACGTTCTGATTTACTATGAGAAAGCGGCACAAGAAATAATATTCAAAAGGTTCCACAAGTCATTAACTGACGACGGTTATCTCGTGATAGGCCAGGATGAAACCATGATGGGTATACAATCATCGAAGCTATTCTCATGTATTTATCCAAAAGAAAGGATATATGAAAAAATTGGGCAATAAGCAGTTTTTATCAAAATGGTATGACATAACATGTCTGTGTGATCACAGCAAACACACTCTAGATTATTATTTTCACAAAAAAATAACTCTCATGTATACGAATGCATCATCCGTAGATTTATTTAAAAATGGGAGGGTATTTTGATGTCAGTCCAAGAAGCTGCATTGGATTCCTTTCAAGTAGTAACTTTCAGTCTAACAGATGGCCAAAAAAAAGAGGAATACGCCATACCAATAGAGCAGGTAAGAGAAATTCGTGCCGTAGAATCAATCACTCAGATTCCCAACTCCAAATCGTATGTTAAAGGAATAATGAACCTGCGAGGTTTGATAGTGCCTGTTATTGATGTAAAAGACAAATTAGGCATGAAATCCAACGCTGAATCTAACGCCAAGCAGAGAATCCTTGTAGCAGATTTGAGAAATTCACTTGCAGGACTTTTGGTGGACGAAGTGGATCACGTAATGCGCATTCAGACTGACAGCGTAGATGATCCGCCGCAAAACATTCTTGACTCAAACAATTACATCAAGGGAATCGTGAAGGTAAGCCAGAGACTTATCGTATTGCTTGATGTTACAAAATTGCTGGAGGATTCAACCTCCGATATAACGGAAGCGATGAAGGGTGCAAAACAATGAGCGTAGGACCTAAAAAAATACTAGTTGTTGACGATGCCTCGTTCATGAGAACGGTACTAAAAGACATCATAAAGTCAAACGGCCTTGCACATGAGGTAGTTGAAGCAGGTGATGGAGTGGAAGGAGTAAAAGCATATCAGGCACAAAAACCCGATCTTGTGACAATGGATGTTAACATGCCTAGAGCAGACGGAATACAGGCACTTCGAGCGATCATGAAAATTGATCCCGCCGCCAAGGTGGTAATGGTAACATCAGTAGAGCAAAAACAAATTGTTCAGGACGCAATGAAAATTGGAGCGAGAGACTACATAGTAAAGCCATTTGATAGGAACAACGTTGGGTTGGTTCTCAACAAAGTTCTAAGGCAACGATAGTGACTAAAGATATGCAGGTAATTGCGATAACGGAGAAGGAATTAGATCAACTAGCGATGATCTTTACTAAATGCATTTCTACAAAAACTGTGGAGTCCCTCTCTACCCTTTTGGGAGAGTCCATACAATGCAAGATTGGCAAAACACACCTTCTTGACATATCTGATCTTGATGAATTAACTCCTGCATTTTCAGATACAGTTAACATGTCTGCAGTATACCTGAAGCAGACAGGAGACATTAACGTGGGAGTATTGTATTATATGCCTGAAAGGGATGGTCGAAGATTTGCCGCAAAGCTTTTGGGCAAAAAAATACTCGGCTCGTTTACAAAGCTGAGCCGATCATCGCTTTCAGAGACAGGAAACATACTATCCGGGTCTTTCTTTAATGCCCTTGCAAATGAGCAGGATTGCAAAACATTCTCAGATGTACCAGGGTTTGCTGTGGACACATTCAGATCAGTGCTAGAATTTCCTGCAATGGAAATAGGAATAGAAAGCCAGTCTCTTATAGCAACTACTGCTGAATTTTATTCTACAAGCGGATTGAAGATGAGAATGCTCATAATACTGGATCCTGCTAACGCAAAGAAACTTCTTGAAAGGCACTAAGTAAACCGTTTACCAATTAGCAAGGCAGAAATCAGAGATAATGATAATACAATGAACGCCAATGAGCCAAACTCAGGCACCACCATGACACCAAACTCAGTACTCATATCGGTTCCGCCAATTCTCTCGAACCTTATTGAGGTTTGGCCTGTTTGTCCCTCTGAAAACGTATAGTCTACGAAACCTCCTCCAATTTGGGCGTTTCCTGACTTTCTGTAAATCTCGCTACCTCCTTGCATTAAAATAAAATCATACGATGTATTGCGTATTGGCTCACCAGTCATGGCATTGCGAAATGTAAAGATGAACTTGGTGTTTTTACCTGGTTCTATGGTTACAGGATCCCATGACAGATCTACCTGAACTTCCTCATTCTTAGTCATAGCTATCACTGGAAAAACAACCTTGTCACTCACCTCCAATGTGAATACCAAGTTTTCAGGACTTTCAATTCCTGCGGCTTTTTGTGCCTGCTTTAGATACCTTATGTTGTCCTGGGAGAGAACAAAGTGCACAATCCTCTCATGTTCAACAGAATAGTCATCAATGGTAACAGATGATTTGAATAAATCAATTCCGTTTGCTTTTCCCATGTAGCTTGGTACAAACAAATCAATGAATTCTTTTGGAAAGTGAACTTCCTCATGTACAACCAATGGATGTGATATGTTCTTCTCACTCCAGTCAAAGGGCATTTCAAATGTTATTGTATTTGTAATAGGATCATAGTTAAAATCCGTAATCTTATCATAGTATGACTTTATGCCAAACGGTACGTCATTTCCAACCTTGTCCTTCATAATATATGTATGATTTGTGGCTATTGTGACATCAGCAGTATATGTCATAGGACTTGACACGAGTTGTCCCTCAAATGTCTTAAAGGTGATCTCAAAGTGATACAGGCCTCCTGACTGGAATGACACACTTGGTATCCTGATGGGTGTTTCTGTATCCAGCCACGCATTGATCTGCTCATCAAAGTGTCCTGATATTTCACCTCGTTCGTTTTCTATTTCAATGGTCGCTGTTCCATCATCTAGAAAAAAATTCTCTCTGAAGATCAACCTCCCTTCGTGATAAAGGCCCAAATCTATTATTGAATTCATAACGTTCTGGCCTGAAGTGGCATCAGTCACGATTATGTTTATGATTTTTTTTGAATCGTCAGAAACATCACTGGGGCTAATCTGTGTTGTTAGGTCGATTTTTTTCCCATTAACATTTATGGATTTTATTGTGTCGATACCTAATCCATGACCATATGCTGATACAATTGGAATTGTCATAATGCATAAAATTATTATAAATTTTCGCAAAGTTCATCTGTTGAACTACTATGTTTTAATTAAATTTTGGTTTTAAAACTAATCTAAAATCTCAATGTTGACGATGTATTTCTAAGTCCAATCAGTTGAGAGCTTTTTATTTCACCGACGATCCATTTTTCTAAACAAATGTTACATATTGTCTTTAAAACAATGCCGCCTTTTACCCACGTCTTAATCTTATTGTAGCCCCCTTCATCTCTTTCTTGTACAAAACAACCACACATGCAACAGCTATGGTATACTGTATCTTTACCAAGCGTTTCTGTCATTGTGTCCTCTTGCCTTACTTTCTAAGCTGCTCCGCCTCTGCTTTACTCAATATTCTGAACACTGTTGAACCGGTAGCTGAACTTTTTCCCTTAATTGCCCATCGGTGATTTTTTAATTGAATAATTTTAGGCTCAATTATCTTTACTTTCTTTCTTGCTTTGACATCATATGCCTCATAATCTTTCATAACTTCGCTAGGTATGTTTTGTATATTAATTTATTGGGTAAATTTTATTAATAATTATTAATAAATTAGCTAAATTTAATAATAAATAGCACAAACTAAGATTATTCAAAACATGAGTGGAATGGGTATGGAATACAAAGTGAAGATAAACTATCACACACACAAATTCGCTGGGGAACAAGATCTGTTCTATAATGTTTTACATTTTTCAGGAAGTCATTCTGGCTCAATTTTTCAAATAGGTGATACTGATCTTTTTTATGCACCGTTTTATTTCTCAGATGGCACCTTAACTGACATTAACATCTATTATCTGAAAAGTGAAAAGTTAAGAAATGCATTGAAGGATACCAAAGTAATACGATTCAGTCCTGGTACTGGTGAATGGCTGCCTATGAAAGGTGATTTGAAAGATACATATGCATGGTTCTTTGTTTCAAAAATAATTTCCACGACATCAAAAGAAATACAAGAAATACTCAATATGGAAGAGAGTTTGCAAAATAATGTGACTGACGTATTAACTATAGAACATTAATATCTGATCGTGTGACCGCTTTAAATTGCAAATAGTTTAACAGTATCCATATTCTTGTTAGTCTGGAAGCCTTGCGTGATTCCACGAATTTGCTTTCCGTCGCCATCCAGTATAAATAATTCCATACATCTTTCCCCGTCAATCTTGCTATGAAGATGAGTAGTTATCAAATCCTCGTAATTGTGTTTTATTCCTGATACAATATCATCATATTCATCATCATGAATGACAAACAAAACAGCATGTTGTTTACCTGTCAATTCTGTTTTTTGTTTTTCTTCCGAGACAAAAGTTCTAATCCCTGCCCGAATCACCTCCGATCTACCTGAAAATCCTAGACCCTTTTGGAGCTTATCTATCTCTGCAAGAATTTCCTCATTCAATGAAATTGAGACAATTGCCATATTGAAAGTATTATTAATTACTATATAACCGTATTATCAATTGTTAATAATTTGACTCTAATCTTATTAAGTAATTTTCTTTTCTCATGGTAGGAATTATTAATATTAAATAGATTTATTAATAATCCTATGATACTGACAGTGTGAAAAAATTATTCGCCATTGCAACTGGGGTATCCATAGTAACAGTAGCCATTGCAATCTTAATTATCCAAACACAAACAATAGAGAATGTAGTACCGACTCTGCAAGAATCAAGTTCGACTAACTCTAAAATCAGGATTATAGCTTCATTCTATCCACTTTACGAGTTTTCAAGAAATATCGCCGGAGATAAAGCCGACGTTTCGAGTTTTATCCCATTAGGAATAGAACCTCATGACTGGGAACCTAATACTGGAGATATACTGAAACTCAAAGAAGCCAAAATCTTTGTGTACAATGGGGGTGGATTCGAACCGTATGTACAAAAACTGATTGACTCTGGAGAATACAACAATGTGATGTTTGTTGAAACCGTTCACGGAATCACTTTACTAAAAGCAGAAGAGCATGAAGAACATTTTCAAGAATTTCTTGAAGAAATTGAGCACATACTACATGAATTAGAAGAACAAAAAATGAATGAGAGTGATGCAATCATTGCAATACAAGAAATCATTCATACACATGAGCATGACGAACACGAACATGATGGGCTTATTGAAGAAATTGAGCACATACTACATGAATTAGAAGAGAAGAAATTGACTGAAGCTGAGGCAATCATGCAAATACATACTGTAATTGAGCATAATGAAGGCACTCATCAGGAACACTCACATGATCTTGAATACGATCCTCACATATGGCTTGATCCACTACTTGCAAAACAACAAGTATTGGTCATCAAAGAAGCTCTTATCAAGGCCGATCCATCAAATGCTGTACATTATGAGAATAATGCCATAGCGTATAACTCAAAACTTGATGCCCTTGATTTGAAAATAAAATCAGAGTTATCGGATTGTAAAAAAGACACAGTCGTTCCGTTCCATAACGCATTTAGCTACCTTGCTAAGCGATATGGCTTCAATGTATTCTCGCTTTCAGGAATTGCTCCTGAATCTGAAGCAAGTGCTGCAGAACTAAAAAGATTGGTGGATTTTGTAAAAGAAAATAATATCAAAGTTGTATTTGCAGAAGACTTGGTTGATCCGCGCTTAGCTGAAGTGTTGGCAAAAGAGGCTGGAGCACAAGTAATGATGCTCAGCCCTCTTGAAGGCCTCTCAAAAGAAGAGATTGTTACTGGAAAGACGTACCTTACCAAAATGGAGGAAAATATTTCTAATCTAAAGATAGCACTTGAGTGTCAATGAACGTTCTGGAAATAGACAACTTGTCTGTCAGATATGATGGACATAATGCAGTAGACGGAATCAACTTTTCAGTAAAAGAAGGCGATTTGCTTGGAATAGTAGGGCCAAACGGAGCAGGTAAAACGACTCTCTTCAGAGCCATACTCGGATTGCAAAATTATACTGGAGACATCAAACTATTTGGTTACTCTGGAAAGCACTACTATCCACTACTTCCTCTCATAGGATACGTATCTCAAAAAGTTAACTTTGAACAGAACTTTCCAGCTACAGTTAAAGAAGTAGTTTCAATGGGAATTATATCCGAAAAAAAACTACACAAAGGAGCAACTCTACTCCAGAACTGTGGGTGCTGTTGGAATAGGATATATAAAAAAATTGAAAAAAGTGATGAAAGAGCTATTGAAGCACTAAAAACTGTTGGGCTAGAATCATTAAGTGAAAGACGTATAGGTGAGCTGTCTGGAGGTGAATTACAACGAGTTTTCATTGCAAAAGCACTCGTGAAAGATCCAGTGCTTCTGATATTGGATGAACCTGTAACTGGTGTTGATGTTGAAACGCAAAACAAATTCTATAACATTCTGAAAAAAATAAACACAGAAAATAAAATCACTATAGTGTGGTCATCTCATGATCTAGAGGCAATTTCTAACCTTGCAAACCGTGTGGCATGCATGAACAGGAAACTATTCTTCCACGGGGAAAAAGAAGAATTCTTCTCGAACAAGGATTTGTTAAAAACATACACTGAATCTGCGATGCAAATGCATATGCACCATCACGATTAACATGACATTTGAGATCCTAAGCTATGGTTTTATGCAAAAAGGACTGATTGCAGGAATAGTCATCGCCGTAATCTGTTCCATGATGGGGCTGTTTCTTGTACTGAGAAGATTTTCGCTCTTTGGGGATGCATTATCGCACATGGCCTTTGGAGGGATTTCAATCGGCATGTTAGTTGGCGTGTATCCACTCTGGACCGCGTTTATTGTATCGATATTGGGTGCATTAGGAATAACAAAACTGAGGAAAAGTACAAAAATTTCAGGCGATGCTGCAACTGCAGTACTTTTGGTATCTGGACTAGGAATCGGAGTGCTATTAATCAGTATAACTGGAGGGTTCAAAGTAGATCTATTCAGCTTTCTTTTCGGAAATATTCTTCTGATAAGTTTAGAGGATACTGCACTCATAGTTGGAATAAGCATTGGAATTATTTCGATATTGGCAATATTGAGGCGATCATTTTTGCATTTGACTTTTGATGAGGAACAAGCGAAAATAAATGGTCTTGATGTAGACAAGCTCAATTATGTGTTTGTAGCATTAGCTAGCGTTACAGTTATCACATCAATGCGACTTGTGGGAATTCTACTAATTTCAGCTCTTCTAGTCTTACCAAACATAACTAGTATGATGTTTGGGAAAAGCTTCAAAACAACAATGCTATTATCCATATCAATCTCTGTTATTTCGGTAGTTTCAGGAATAATACTGTCATATTACTTTGATCTTGCACCGTCTGGAACCATAGTTATGATATCTGTGGCTATTCTAGTGGGCGTACTAGTTGCAAAGTATTTTGGAGTATTAAGAAATACCGTGCAAGTCAAAAATCAAAAACTAGCTGAAACGTGAGAATTTTCTTTCCTCATATTCTGATTCGAGTCTTTTTAATTTCATTCTGAGATCCTCAAATTCAAGCTGCATTTGATGTTTTTTCGAGTAAATCTCATCATAACTATGATTGAGCAATTCAATTTTAGAGCGCAGTCCTGATATCTCTGACCTGAGATACTCTCTTTCCGGTTTTAGATATGCAAGAACTTCACGGACTTCATGAAGCTCATCTGCAGCAGCTTTTTTCTGTCGATATTCTGCCTCTGCCTTGCTTACTTTGATTTTTAGCTCCTCTATCTCTGCATCAAGAGATTCTTTTTCTAATTTCATGTGAGCCAAAATTGTCTTTACTTCGCCTAGTCTCTCTTTTTCTAACCTCTTTTCTTCTAATTCTTGTTCTGTTTTTCTCAATTTGGCCCGAATCATTTCTATCTCTGCATCAAGAGTTTCTTTTTCAGCCCTTAAGGCAGATACTGTAAATCTGACATCTTCCAGTGCTTCGTTTGCGGCATTTTTTTCTCGAAGCTCTTTTTCACTTTCCTTTATTTTCGTACGGATCTGTTCTAGTTCTGATTTCAGTCCGTCTCTATCTAGTTTTAAATATTCTAGAACTGATCGTACATCTTCTATTTTTTGTACTGCAGCCTGTTTTTCAGAATACTCTCTTTCCGCAATTTCTATCTTTTTTTCCAATTCTCTTAGTATGAGCTTAGGCTCATTGTGCATTTCTTCCAGCTTTTTGATTTCATCACGCAGCGCATTACGTGTAGATTCCATCTTTTCCACCTGTGAGCTAACATCATCAAGCTCAGAAAGCAAAGCTTTTCGCTTCTCATACTCTGACTCGCTTTTCTTTATATTCCAACGTAACTCAAGAAGTTTCTTCTCGCTCTCTTTGATCTCTTCCTGTTTTGTGGCCAAATTGGTTGTATCTTGTATAGAATTAAAATCATCCATGTTTGATGTAAGTGCATCAAATTCTGATACTTTGTCTGTATTTTCTTGCAATTCTTGTACGGTATAATTTGCCAATTCATTTCTTGTAGACTCGTCAATTGAAAACCTATGTGCTTGGGATCTGGCCTGATTGAGCTTTTCCCTGAATTCTAAAAGCTCGGCCTCTTTTCTGTTAATGACATCTCTAAATTCTTGAAGCTCATCTCTTATGGTGTTTGCATCGGTTTTCAGATTTGCAATTTCTGCTGATTTTACAGTAGGAACACTTGAAAGAGCATCATCATAGTTGGATATTGCTTGTTGTGCTGAATCTTTTTCACTATCTGGTTTTGAAGAAAATCCGATTCCGTTGTAACTGCAAGTCCCGCTTGAATCACACAACGGGTTGTTTGTGAACAGATCGGCGATCTTGGTGACGCGTTCAAGCCCTTCTTTCATCGATGATACAAGTTTTGCAGTCTCACTTACGTCATCAGCCATTGTTGCAATGGATTTTGTACTTTCTTCAAATATTTGTCCAGCCTTTACCGTGCTCTGGACATCTGGTTCATCTGCTTTGTTTCCTGTTTTCGGAGCATCATCGGTTAAGCCCTTTTCTTTTAGTCTTTTGGCAAAATAACCAGAACCCTTCTTTGGCTCTGAAGGTCCAGTGGCATGCATGTATCAGAACTGTAAAACCTTGAATAATACTGCCTTGTCGTTCAAAAAGAACAAACTATTTTCATCATTTTATATCAGAGTCCAGCCTGCGCCGATCATGAATACTTTTTGCAAAGAATAACGATGACGCTACTATTCCAACCGAAACAAGCGGTGTTACAAGCTCAGAATATCGTATCTTGTATTCCTCCTGTGGTAATACAAACTGAGGCGTTTCGGAAATCTCTACTTTCCCGAGCTTATTTCCTCGTTGTTCTACAAACCAAACATTTCCATCTTTGTCACTTGTAACGAACTGTGTAAAACTCGATTTTGTCGGTATGTCAACCTCGATAAAATCATCATTGTGTGGATCGTAAATGCCTAGCTTGTCTACTGTGTGCTGAGCAATCCAGATGTTGCCATATTTATCTGCCGTAAGTCCAAAAGGCAGTGATTCAGGATCTGTCAGACGGAAGCTGTCAAATGTCTGAAGGTACGGATTGAATCTAACTACGCGCAAGCCTACATGTTCTGCTATTAACACGTTTTGCTCTTCATCGATAAACAACGCAAACGGTTCCTTCAATGGCTCATCAGGTACAAACTCTTCGATTTTACCTAATTTGGGATCTATTACAGCTATCTTTCCCCCCTGAGATTCTGCAAACCAAATATTTCCACTTTCATCCCTGAGTAGTGCTACTGGTCCTGACGGATTGGTTGGAGTGTTGTATTCTGCAAACTCGCCGCTATGTGGAGAGTA is a window of Candidatus Nitrosotenuis uzonensis DNA encoding:
- a CDS encoding chemotaxis protein CheC produces the protein MSTVFSLNPEEIQSLTKILNQYITSKTSIALSKLLSERIDHRIKVFSNGPSQIKQVTLEPDEIKMCAVRLNGKGDTHIEILYTIKQKHAKKIAAKLLCQEDLCEIDEMGVSAIQEVANIMTGSFFNALSRGTGFRVDLSTPNFTHDELHSLIDTSALDVSNPTDCAVIADVELMGDSSGAKLHMIIMQNTIDAKKLLANHSDSNQTDPESLDNISDNTTSYPVGGQNSELDALLGDILQEDDK
- a CDS encoding chemotaxis protein CheD, translated to MSFTKQTQTSNIVEVPMGGLLLTTKEKSILQTFVGSCVAICLYDSVAGVAGMAHIMLPKNNTQNPKPEPEGKFADVAMQTLLDKLIASGANIARLKAKMAGGANVFQNESKSNMFNIGMRNVETIKTILAEKKIQLVSEDVGSKHGRWVIFDLDSGQMKIKDREKGMFVI
- a CDS encoding CheR family methyltransferase, which codes for MSVPEIISAEQMAQIEKIMLQRIGKDLTQFKKPFLGRRISSRMRAVGVKDGSEYAKILESDENEPALLFKSFSINVTEFFRDPFVWKCVSNLLPRLLNKNSIINAWSAGSASGEEPYSIAIMLKEAIGIMKNQFKVLATDISLEAINRAKKGQYTSSNLKNLPTEIITKYFTKIGTDTFQLNDEIKQYVVFEQADIASFAADKIHLIFCRNVLIYYEKAAQEIIFKRFHKSLTDDGYLVIGQDETMMGIQSSKLFSCIYPKERIYEKIGQ
- a CDS encoding chemotaxis protein CheW, with amino-acid sequence MSVQEAALDSFQVVTFSLTDGQKKEEYAIPIEQVREIRAVESITQIPNSKSYVKGIMNLRGLIVPVIDVKDKLGMKSNAESNAKQRILVADLRNSLAGLLVDEVDHVMRIQTDSVDDPPQNILDSNNYIKGIVKVSQRLIVLLDVTKLLEDSTSDITEAMKGAKQ
- a CDS encoding response regulator, producing MSVGPKKILVVDDASFMRTVLKDIIKSNGLAHEVVEAGDGVEGVKAYQAQKPDLVTMDVNMPRADGIQALRAIMKIDPAAKVVMVTSVEQKQIVQDAMKIGARDYIVKPFDRNNVGLVLNKVLRQR
- a CDS encoding PEFG-CTERM sorting domain-containing protein is translated as MTIPIVSAYGHGLGIDTIKSINVNGKKIDLTTQISPSDVSDDSKKIINIIVTDATSGQNVMNSIIDLGLYHEGRLIFRENFFLDDGTATIEIENERGEISGHFDEQINAWLDTETPIRIPSVSFQSGGLYHFEITFKTFEGQLVSSPMTYTADVTIATNHTYIMKDKVGNDVPFGIKSYYDKITDFNYDPITNTITFEMPFDWSEKNISHPLVVHEEVHFPKEFIDLFVPSYMGKANGIDLFKSSVTIDDYSVEHERIVHFVLSQDNIRYLKQAQKAAGIESPENLVFTLEVSDKVVFPVIAMTKNEEVQVDLSWDPVTIEPGKNTKFIFTFRNAMTGEPIRNTSYDFILMQGGSEIYRKSGNAQIGGGFVDYTFSEGQTGQTSIRFERIGGTDMSTEFGVMVVPEFGSLAFIVLSLSLISALLIGKRFT
- a CDS encoding CopG family ribbon-helix-helix protein; this translates as MAIVSISLNEEILAEIDKLQKGLGFSGRSEVIRAGIRTFVSEEKQKTELTGKQHAVLFVIHDDEYDDIVSGIKHNYEDLITTHLHSKIDGERCMELFILDGDGKQIRGITQGFQTNKNMDTVKLFAI
- a CDS encoding metal ABC transporter solute-binding protein, Zn/Mn family, translating into MKKLFAIATGVSIVTVAIAILIIQTQTIENVVPTLQESSSTNSKIRIIASFYPLYEFSRNIAGDKADVSSFIPLGIEPHDWEPNTGDILKLKEAKIFVYNGGGFEPYVQKLIDSGEYNNVMFVETVHGITLLKAEEHEEHFQEFLEEIEHILHELEEQKMNESDAIIAIQEIIHTHEHDEHEHDGLIEEIEHILHELEEKKLTEAEAIMQIHTVIEHNEGTHQEHSHDLEYDPHIWLDPLLAKQQVLVIKEALIKADPSNAVHYENNAIAYNSKLDALDLKIKSELSDCKKDTVVPFHNAFSYLAKRYGFNVFSLSGIAPESEASAAELKRLVDFVKENNIKVVFAEDLVDPRLAEVLAKEAGAQVMMLSPLEGLSKEEIVTGKTYLTKMEENISNLKIALECQ
- a CDS encoding metal ABC transporter ATP-binding protein; amino-acid sequence: MNVLEIDNLSVRYDGHNAVDGINFSVKEGDLLGIVGPNGAGKTTLFRAILGLQNYTGDIKLFGYSGKHYYPLLPLIGYVSQKVNFEQNFPATVKEVVSMGIISEKKLHKGATLLQNCGCCWNRIYKKIEKSDERAIEALKTVGLESLSERRIGELSGGELQRVFIAKALVKDPVLLILDEPVTGVDVETQNKFYNILKKINTENKITIVWSSHDLEAISNLANRVACMNRKLFFHGEKEEFFSNKDLLKTYTESAMQMHMHHHD
- a CDS encoding metal ABC transporter permease, encoding MQKGLIAGIVIAVICSMMGLFLVLRRFSLFGDALSHMAFGGISIGMLVGVYPLWTAFIVSILGALGITKLRKSTKISGDAATAVLLVSGLGIGVLLISITGGFKVDLFSFLFGNILLISLEDTALIVGISIGIISILAILRRSFLHLTFDEEQAKINGLDVDKLNYVFVALASVTVITSMRLVGILLISALLVLPNITSMMFGKSFKTTMLLSISISVISVVSGIILSYYFDLAPSGTIVMISVAILVGVLVAKYFGVLRNTVQVKNQKLAET